In Janthinobacterium sp. 67, a genomic segment contains:
- a CDS encoding helix-turn-helix domain-containing protein — translation MSKESIQEVVQKSLEDYFNDLGEQQASNIYDMVVLTVEKPILEVVMTRADGNQSHAAQMLGINRNTLRKKLQEHGLL, via the coding sequence ATGAGCAAAGAAAGCATTCAGGAAGTCGTACAGAAAAGTCTAGAAGATTACTTCAATGACCTGGGCGAACAGCAAGCATCGAATATTTACGACATGGTCGTGCTGACCGTGGAAAAGCCCATCCTGGAAGTCGTGATGACACGCGCCGATGGCAACCAGTCGCATGCCGCGCAGATGCTGGGCATCAACCGCAATACCTTGCGCAAGAAATTGCAGGAGCACGGTTTGCTGTAA
- the purH gene encoding bifunctional phosphoribosylaminoimidazolecarboxamide formyltransferase/IMP cyclohydrolase, with protein MIKQALLSVSDKTGVLEFARALSALGVNLLSTGGTAKLLADNGVPVTEVADYTGFPEMLDGRVKTLHPKVHGGILARRDFPEHMSKLVEHDMPTIDMVVVNLYPFQGTVAKADCTLEDAIENIDIGGPTMLRSAAKNHKDVVVICDPTDYDAVLAEMRSADGKAGDVSYDTKFMLAKKVFAHTAQYDGAITNYLTSLGPTKVHAERGAYPQILNVAFEKVQDMRYGENPHQSAAFYRDLVTTDGALANYRQLQGKELSYNNIADADAAWECVKSMGGFEQSAACVIVKHANPCGVALGKNAAEAYARALQTDPTSAFGGIIAFNTELDGATAGEIAKLFVEVLIAPSFSAEAKQILSSKQNVRMLEIPLGAGVNAMDFKRVGGGLLVQSPDAKNVGIGDLRVVSKLQPTPQQLADLMFAWKVAKFVKSNAIVFCGNNMTLGVGAGQMSRIDSARIASIKAQNAGLSLTGSVVASDAFFPFRDGLDVVVDAGATCVIHPGGSMRDQEVIDAADERGVVMLYTGTRHFRH; from the coding sequence ATGATCAAACAAGCTCTCCTCTCCGTTTCCGACAAGACCGGCGTTCTCGAATTCGCCCGCGCCCTGTCCGCCCTCGGCGTCAACCTCCTGTCCACCGGCGGCACCGCCAAATTGCTGGCAGACAACGGTGTTCCTGTCACGGAAGTTGCCGATTACACGGGTTTCCCGGAGATGCTCGATGGCCGTGTGAAAACCCTGCACCCGAAAGTGCACGGCGGTATCCTGGCGCGCCGCGATTTCCCTGAGCACATGTCGAAACTGGTCGAGCACGACATGCCGACCATCGACATGGTGGTGGTCAACCTGTACCCGTTCCAGGGCACGGTCGCCAAGGCCGATTGCACACTGGAAGACGCGATCGAAAACATCGATATCGGCGGCCCGACCATGCTGCGTTCGGCGGCCAAGAACCACAAGGACGTGGTCGTCATCTGCGATCCGACCGACTACGACGCGGTGCTGGCGGAAATGCGCTCGGCCGACGGTAAGGCAGGCGACGTCAGCTACGACACCAAATTCATGCTGGCGAAAAAAGTCTTTGCGCACACGGCGCAATACGATGGCGCCATCACCAACTACCTGACCAGCCTGGGCCCGACGAAAGTGCACGCCGAGCGCGGCGCCTATCCGCAAATCCTGAACGTGGCCTTTGAAAAAGTGCAAGACATGCGCTACGGTGAAAACCCGCACCAGAGCGCCGCTTTCTACCGCGACCTCGTCACCACCGATGGCGCGCTGGCCAACTATCGCCAGCTGCAAGGCAAGGAATTGTCGTACAACAACATCGCCGACGCTGATGCGGCCTGGGAATGCGTGAAGAGCATGGGCGGCTTCGAACAAAGCGCCGCTTGCGTCATCGTCAAGCACGCGAACCCCTGCGGCGTAGCCCTGGGCAAGAATGCGGCGGAAGCGTATGCGCGCGCCCTGCAGACGGACCCGACCTCGGCGTTCGGTGGCATCATCGCCTTCAACACGGAACTCGACGGCGCCACCGCCGGCGAAATCGCCAAGCTGTTCGTCGAAGTGCTGATCGCCCCGTCGTTCTCGGCCGAAGCGAAACAGATTCTGTCGAGCAAGCAAAACGTGCGCATGCTGGAAATCCCGCTGGGCGCGGGCGTCAACGCCATGGACTTCAAGCGCGTCGGTGGCGGCTTGCTGGTGCAATCGCCGGATGCGAAGAACGTCGGTATCGGCGACTTGCGCGTGGTCAGCAAGCTGCAGCCAACGCCGCAGCAGCTGGCCGACCTGATGTTCGCCTGGAAAGTGGCGAAATTCGTCAAGTCGAACGCCATCGTCTTCTGCGGCAATAACATGACCCTGGGCGTGGGCGCTGGCCAGATGAGCCGTATCGACTCGGCCCGCATCGCTTCGATCAAGGCGCAAAACGCGGGCCTGTCGCTGACCGGTTCGGTGGTGGCGTCGGACGCCTTCTTCCCGTTCCGCGACGGCCTCGACGTCGTCGTCGACGCGGGCGCGACCTGCGTCATCCACCCGGGCGGCTCCATGCGCGACCAGGAAGTGATCGATGCGGCGGACGAGCGCGGCGTCGTGATGCTGTACACGGGCACGCGTCACTTCCGTCATTAA
- the ruvC gene encoding crossover junction endodeoxyribonuclease RuvC has protein sequence MIILGIDPGLRTTGFGVIEKHGNKLRYIASGTVKTGSEGELPPRLKVILQGVGEIVGTYQPDCAAIEKVFVNVNPQSTLLLGQARGAAICALVHADLSVAEYTALQVKQAVTGHGKAAKEQVQEMVSRLLSLPGLPGTDAADALGVAICHANSIDALAMIGALAPQLQGLRMKRGRLVG, from the coding sequence ATGATTATTCTTGGCATCGATCCTGGCTTGCGCACCACCGGCTTTGGGGTCATTGAAAAACACGGCAACAAGCTGCGCTATATCGCGTCGGGGACCGTCAAGACGGGTTCCGAAGGGGAATTGCCGCCGCGCCTGAAGGTCATCCTGCAGGGTGTGGGCGAGATCGTCGGCACCTACCAGCCCGATTGCGCGGCCATCGAAAAAGTGTTTGTCAACGTCAATCCCCAATCGACCTTGCTGCTGGGCCAGGCGCGCGGCGCGGCCATTTGCGCGCTCGTGCATGCCGATTTGTCGGTGGCCGAATACACGGCGCTGCAAGTGAAACAGGCCGTCACGGGCCATGGCAAGGCGGCCAAGGAGCAGGTGCAGGAAATGGTGTCGCGGCTGCTGTCCCTGCCCGGCTTGCCCGGCACGGATGCGGCCGATGCCCTGGGCGTGGCCATTTGTCACGCCAACAGCATCGATGCGCTGGCCATGATAGGCGCGCTGGCGCCGCAACTGCAGGGCTTGCGCATGAAGCGCGGCCGTTTAGTTGGATAA